In Physeter macrocephalus isolate SW-GA chromosome 2, ASM283717v5, whole genome shotgun sequence, a single window of DNA contains:
- the KCNE4 gene encoding potassium voltage-gated channel subfamily E member 4 codes for MLKMEPLNSTHASTAAPSGPLESHVPGSGSGNGNEYFYVLVVMSFYGIFLVGIMLGYVKSKRREKKSSLLLLYKDEERLWGEAVKPLPATSGLRSVQVPMVLNVLQESVAPALSCTLCSMEGDSVSSESSSPDVHLTIQEEAADDELEEASETALNESSEGSSENIHQNS; via the coding sequence ATGCTGAAGATGGAGCCTCTGAACAGCACGCATGCCAGCACCGCAGCCCCCAGCGGCCCCCTCGAGTCCCATGTGCCGGGCAGTGGCAGCGGCAACGGCAACGAATACTTCTACGTTCTGGTGGTCATGTCCTTCTACGGCATTTTCTTGGTTGGAATCATGCTGGGCTACGTGAAATCCAAGAGGCGGGAGAAGAAATCCAGCCTCCTGCTGCTGTACAAAGACGAAGAGAGGCTCTGGGGGGAGGCCGTGAAGCCGCTGCCCGCCACGTCGGGCCTGAGGTCGGTGCAGGTGCCCATGGTGCTGAACGTGCTGCAGGAGAGCGTGGCGCCCGCCCTGTCCTGCACCCTCTGCTCCATGGAAGGAGACAGCGTGAGCTCCGAGTCCTCCTCGCCCGACGTGCACCTCACCATCCAGGAGGAGGCGGCGGACGACGAGCTGGAGGAGGCTTCGGAGACGGCCCTCAACGAAAGCAGCGAAGGCTCCTCGGAGAACATCCACCAGAATTCCTAG